CACAGGCACGCCGACCAGCACGGTCGGCCAGGTCCAGGGCCGGGGCATGGATTCCCTCGGTCAGGGCGACTTCCTCAAGCTGCTGACCGTCCAGATGCAGCAGCAGGACCCGTTCGATCCGGTCGATAACAAGGAGATGCTGGCGCAGATGGCGCAGTTCTCCTCGCTCGCGGGCGTCGCCGAAACCAACGCCTCGCTCGACCGGATCGCGGACAAGCTCGATCAGCTGATCTCGACCACCAAGCTCGCATCCGACGACTGATTTTCCAGGAGACAACAGATGTCCTTTTACACCTCGCTCAACGGAATGAAGAACGCGCAGACCTCGCTCGGCGTGATCGCGCACAACATCGCCAACTCGGAAACCTACGGCTTCAAGCGCAGCCGCACGGAATTCTCCGAAATCGTCGCAGCCTCGGCGCTGACCAATCCCAAGATGATCCAGGGCATCGGTGCGTCGGTAGAGGCGATCAACCAGAACTTCTCGCTCGGTCCGGTGGAACAGACCGGTTCGGCACTCGATCTGGCTATCACCGGCGACGGGTTCTTCACCGCCCGTTCTCCGCTCGACGGGACCACGCAATACACTCGCGCCGGCTCGTTCCAGATGACCGGTGGCGGCAACATCGTCGACAATAGCGGCAACCGGCTGCAACTTCTTCCGGTCGACGCCAACGGCCAGGTGACCGGCAACACGCTCGGCGATGCGACCGTTCCGGTGGTGAACGCCGCCGGCTCCGCCTTCGTCGGCGTCACGGTCGACAAGGCGGGCATCGTAAATGCTTCCTATGCCGACGGCACGGTGGAACCCGTGGGTGCCATTGCCCTTGCTTCCTTCGTGTCGCCCGGCGGCCTCAAGAAGATCGGCCAGGCGAGCTGGGAAGGCACCGGCCTGTCGGGCGCCGCGACCTATGGCGCTCCGGGTTCGGGGCCCTACGGCTCGATCCTCTCGGGCGCGCTGGAGCGCTCGAACGTCGACATCGCCGAGGAGCTCGTCGGGCTGATCACGGCCCAGCGCAATTTCCAGGCGAACGCCAAGGCGATCGACACCGCAACCCAGATCTCCCAGACCGTCATCAACCTGCGGACCTGATCGCCATGGACCGCCTTATCTACACCGCGCTTTCGGGGATGCGGGCGTCGATGGACAGCCAGCGCGTCATCGCGAGCAACATGGCGAACGCCAACACGCTCGGGTTCCGCGCGGAACTGCTCGATCAGCGTCCGGTCACGGTCGAAGGCCAGCCGAACGAGGCGCGCGCGATGCAGATCGCCCGGGTCCGCGGTGCGGATATGGCGGCCGGCGAGATCATCGAGACCGGCCGCGACCTCGACATCGCGGTTGCGACCGATGCGCTGATGGCCGTCCAGGCCGAGGACGGGACCGAAGCCTATACCCGCCGCGGCGATCTCTCGATCTCGGCGACCGGCCTGCTCGTCAACGGCGAGGGGTTGCCGGTGCTCGGCGATGCGGGGCCGATCACCATTCCGCCCGCAGGCATTCCCGGCATCTCGCCCGACGGCACGATCACCATCTCCAACCCCGCCGCGCCCGAACAGCCGCCTGCCGAGATCGGCCGGATCAAGCTGGCGACATGGCAGGGCTCGCCCATCAGCAAGGGCCTCGACGGACTCTTCCGGGTCGAGGGCGGCGGCATCCTGCCGACCGACGAGGCGGCGACCGTGCAAGTCGGCGCGCTCGAACAATCCAACGTCAAATCCACGCAAGTCCTGGTCGACATGATCGATGCGCAGCGCCTGTTCGCAATGCGCAGCAAGCTGATCTCGACCGCAGGCGAAATCGACGAAAGCGGCGCGCAGCTCATGCGCCTCGGCTAATCAAGGCAAGAGGATAGAACCATGCCCACTTCCGCCCTTCAGGTCGCCCGCACCGGGCTCGAGGCACAGGATGCGCGCATGCGCGTCATCGCCAACAACCTCGCCAATGTCGGCACCACCGGCTTCAAGCGCGACCGGGCGAACTTCGCCACGCTCGCCTATCAGGACGCGCGGGTCGCGGGCCAGCGTTCCTCGGGCGAGACGGCCTATGCCACCGGCCTCAACCTCGGCACCGGCGTCGCGGTCCAGTCGACCAGCCAGATCATGACGCAGGGTGCGCTCAGCACCACGAACAACGCCTTCGACCTCGCGCTCGACGGTGAAGGCTATTTCCAGATCGAGATGCCCGGCGGCCGCATCGGCTACTCGCGTGCCGGCAATTTCACCCTGTCCGCCGAAGGTCAGCTCGTCACCCAGCTGGGCTATCCGGTCCAGCCGGCGATCACTGTGCCCGAAGGCGCCACCGCGATCGCGGTCTCGCCCGACGGCACCGTCTCGGCGACCCTTCCCGGAGAAGCCGAACCGGCCGAACTGGGTCAGATCCAGATCGCGCGCTTCACAAATCCGGCGGGCCTTCAGGCCCTCGGCGACAACTTCCTTGCCGAGACTGCGGCGAGCGGGGCGGCCGAACTGGCCCCGGCAGGCGAGAACGGGCGCGGCAACATTCGCCAGGGAATGCTCGAGAGCTCGAACGTCAACATCGTCGAGGAGCTGGTCGAGATGATCGAATGCCAGCGAGCTTACGAAATCAGCTCGAAGATGGTCTCGGCCGTCGACGAGATG
The genomic region above belongs to Qipengyuania spongiae and contains:
- a CDS encoding flagellar hook assembly protein FlgD, with translation MITSVTNTGTPTSTVGQVQGRGMDSLGQGDFLKLLTVQMQQQDPFDPVDNKEMLAQMAQFSSLAGVAETNASLDRIADKLDQLISTTKLASDD
- a CDS encoding flagellar hook basal-body protein; the protein is MSFYTSLNGMKNAQTSLGVIAHNIANSETYGFKRSRTEFSEIVAASALTNPKMIQGIGASVEAINQNFSLGPVEQTGSALDLAITGDGFFTARSPLDGTTQYTRAGSFQMTGGGNIVDNSGNRLQLLPVDANGQVTGNTLGDATVPVVNAAGSAFVGVTVDKAGIVNASYADGTVEPVGAIALASFVSPGGLKKIGQASWEGTGLSGAATYGAPGSGPYGSILSGALERSNVDIAEELVGLITAQRNFQANAKAIDTATQISQTVINLRT
- a CDS encoding flagellar basal body rod protein FlgF, which codes for MDRLIYTALSGMRASMDSQRVIASNMANANTLGFRAELLDQRPVTVEGQPNEARAMQIARVRGADMAAGEIIETGRDLDIAVATDALMAVQAEDGTEAYTRRGDLSISATGLLVNGEGLPVLGDAGPITIPPAGIPGISPDGTITISNPAAPEQPPAEIGRIKLATWQGSPISKGLDGLFRVEGGGILPTDEAATVQVGALEQSNVKSTQVLVDMIDAQRLFAMRSKLISTAGEIDESGAQLMRLG
- the flgG gene encoding flagellar basal-body rod protein FlgG, with the protein product MPTSALQVARTGLEAQDARMRVIANNLANVGTTGFKRDRANFATLAYQDARVAGQRSSGETAYATGLNLGTGVAVQSTSQIMTQGALSTTNNAFDLALDGEGYFQIEMPGGRIGYSRAGNFTLSAEGQLVTQLGYPVQPAITVPEGATAIAVSPDGTVSATLPGEAEPAELGQIQIARFTNPAGLQALGDNFLAETAASGAAELAPAGENGRGNIRQGMLESSNVNIVEELVEMIECQRAYEISSKMVSAVDEMLRNANQTL